Proteins encoded within one genomic window of Glycine soja cultivar W05 chromosome 1, ASM419377v2, whole genome shotgun sequence:
- the LOC114381211 gene encoding uncharacterized protein LOC114381211, whose product MQVLNLMREFELQRMKESKTIKEYPDRLLGIANKVRLLGTKFADSRSVEKILVTVPERYEASITTLENTKDLSKITLVGALHALQAQEQRRLVRQDYVVDGALPAKDHEGGSIVNDQSKGKFLQNEDNAQVVEQDEEDQIFVATSFQQGVVKNVG is encoded by the exons ATGCAAGTGCTGAACTTGATGAGGGAATTTGAGCTCCAAAGGATGAAAGAGTCTAAGACAATTAAAGAATACCCAGACAGATTGCTTGGCATTGCTAATAAGGTTAGATTACTGGGCACTAAATTTGCTGATTCCAGAAGCGTAGAAAAAATTCTAGTTACAGTGCCTGAGAGATATGAAGCATCAATAACCACGTTGGAGAACACAAAGGATCTATCCAAGATCACTTTGGTAGGAGCATTACATGCCTTGCAGGCCCAGGAGCAGCGAAGGCTTGTGAGACAAGATTATGTGGTTGATGGTGCTTTACCAGCCAAGGATCATGAAGGTGGAAGTATTGTAAATGACCAAAGTAAAG GCAAGTTTCTTCAAAATGAAGACAATGCCCAGGTCGTAGAGCAAGATGAAGAAGATCAAATATTCGTGGCAACATCTTTTCAGCAAGGAGTAGTTAAGAATGTTGGCTGA
- the LOC114416575 gene encoding receptor-like protein 7 has product MITILFSALAVMPFYLLFLCNHIHVVSGICLDDQRSLLLQLKNNFTFISESRSKLKSWNPSHDCCGWIGVSCDNEGHVTSLDLDGESISGEFHDSSVLFSLQHLQKLNLADNNFSSVIPSGFKKLNKLTYLNLSHAGFAGQVPIHISQMTRLVTLDLSSSFSTGEVLKQLEIPNLQKLVQNLTSIRKLYLDGVSVTVPGHEWCSALISLHDLQELRMSYCNVSGPLDASLARLANLSVIVLDYNNISSPVPETFARFKNLTILGLVNCGLTGTFPQKIFNIGTLLVIDISLNNNLHGFLPDFPLSGSLQTLRVSNTNFAGAFPHSIGNLRNLSELDLSFCGFNGTIPNSLSNLTKLSYLYLSYNNFTGPMTSFGMTKKLTHLDLSHNDLSGIVPSSHFEGLHNLVYIDLSYNSFTGSIPSSLFTLLSLQWIWLSENQFSQLEEIVNVTSSKLDILDVRKNNLSGSIPSSLFTLPLLQEIRLSHNQFSQLDELVDVSSSILHTLDLRSNNLSGPFPTSIYQLSTLSVLQLSSNKFNGSVQLNKLFELKNFTSLELSLNNLSINVNVTIVSPSSFLSISNLRLASCNLKTFPSFLRNLSRLTYLDLSDNQIQGLVPKWIWKLQNLQTLNISHNLLTELEGLLQNLTSSLSTLDLHHNKLQGPLPVFPKYANILDYSSNKFSSFIPQDIGYYLSSTFFLSLSNNTLHGSIPSSLCNASSLRLLDISMNNISGTIPSCLMTMSGTLEILNLKTNNLSGPIPDTIPGSCGLSTLNLHGNQFNGSIPKSLAYCSMLEALDLGSNQIIGGFPCFLKEISMLRVLVLRNNKFQGFLRCSNANMTWEMLQIMDIAFNNFSGKLPRKHFTAWKGNIMHDEDEAGTKFIEKVFYESDDGALYYQDSVTVVSKGLKQELVKILTIFTCIDFSSNHFEGSIPEELMDFKALYILNLSNNALSGKIPSSIGNMIQLESLDLSQNSLSGEIPVELARLSFISYLNLSFNNLVGQIPTGTQIQSFSASSFEGNDGLFGPPLTEKPDGKKQGVLPQPECGRLACTIDWNFVSVELGLVFGHGIVFGPLLIWKRWRVWYWQLIHKILCWIFPQMYLEYVTHRSGQTYTTLRWRN; this is encoded by the coding sequence ATGATAACTATACTATTCTCAGCGCTTGCGGTGATGCCGTTCTATTTGTTGTTCCTCTGTAACCACATCCATGTTGTTTCCGGCATTTGTCTCGATGATCAGAGGTCTTTGCTGCTCCAACTCAAGAACAACTTCACGTTCATCTCAGAAAGTAGAAGCAAGTTGAAGTCGTGGAATCCGAGTCATGATTGTTGTGGGTGGATAGGGGTGTCTTGTGACAATGAGGGACATGTTACTAGCCTTGACCTCGATGGAGAATCAATCTCTGGTGAATTTCACGATTCGAGTGTTCTTTTCAGTCTCCAACATCTCCAGAAACTGAATTTGGCTGATAACAATTTCAGTTCTGTAATTCCATCTGGATTTAAGAAGTTGAATAAGTTAACTTATCTGAATTTGTCACATGCTGGCTTTGCGGGTCAGGTTCCAATACATATTTCTCAGATGACAAGGTTGGTTACTCTTGATCTCTCCTCTTCTTTTTCAACAGGGGAAGTGCTGAAACAACTTGAGATCCCAAATCTACAAAAGCTTGTCCAAAATCTCACCAGTATTAGGAAACTGTATCTGGATGGTGTAAGTGTAACAGTTCCAGGACACGAATGGTGCAGTGCATTGATCTCACTCCATGACCTGCAAGAACTTAGAATGTCATATTGTAATGTCTCAGGTCCGCTAGATGCTTCCCTTGCAAGACTTGCGAATCTATCAGTCATTGTTCTTGATTACAACAATATATCATCCCCAGTGCCAGAAACATTTGCACGTTTCAAAAATCTGACCATCCTAGGTCTTGTTAATTGCGGGTTGACCGGAACATTTCCACAGAAGATCTTTAACATTGGAACATTGTTAGTTATTGACATATCTTTGAACAACAATCTACATGGTTTCCTTCCTGACTTTCCATTGAGTGGATCTCTCCAAACCTTAAGAGTAAGTAACACTAACTTTGCTGGAGCATTTCCACACTCTATTGGTAACTTGAGAAACTTATCTGAATTGGATCTTTCTTTTTGTGGATTTAATGGAACAATTCCCAATTCACTGTCAAACCTAACAAAACTCAGTTACCTGTATCTGTCATATAACAACTTCACAGGTCCAATGACATCATTTGGtatgaccaaaaagcttacccaTTTAGACCTTTCTCATAATGATTTAAGTGGTATAGTTCCATCATCTCACTTCGAAGGACTGCATAATCTTGTCTATATTGACTTGAGTTATAATTCTTTCACTGGGAGCATTCCTTCATCCCTTTTTACACTCCTATCATTGCAATGGATTTGGCTTTCTGAAAACCAGTTTAGTCAATTGGAAGAAATCGTAAATGTGACATCCTCTAAACTAGACATCCTTgatgtaagaaaaaataatctctCTGGGAGCATTCCTTCATCCCTTTTTACACTCCCACTGTTGCAAGAGATCCGGCTTTCCCACAATCAATTTAGTCAACTAGATGAATTGGTTGATGTGTCTTCTTCTATATTACACACCCTAGATTTACGTAGCAACAATCTATCAGGGCCTTTTCCAACATCTATCTACCAACTCAGTACACTCTCTGTCCTCCAACTTTCTTCAAACAAGTTCAACGGGTCGGTGCAGTTGAATAAGCTTTTTGAGCTTAAAAATTTTACCAGCCTAGAACTTTCACTCAACAACTTATCAATCAATGTAAATGTTACAATTGTTAGCCCATCTTCATTTCTCAGCATTAGCAATCTAAGATTGGCTTCCTGCAACTTGAAAACTTTCCCTAGTTTTCTGAGAAACCTGTCCAGATTAACCTATCTAGATCTTTCAGATAACCAGATTCAAGGATTAGTTCCTAAATGGATTTGGAAACTACAAAATCTCCAGACCCTTAATATTTCTCACAATTTGTTGACTGAGTTGGAGGGACTTTTGCAGAATCTTACGTCCAGCTTGTCTACCCTTGACCTTCATCACAATAAACTTCAGGGACCATTACCTGTTTTCCCTAAATATGCTAACATTTTGGATTACTCAAGCAATAAATTTAGCTCTTTTATCCCACAAGATATTGGTTATTACCTGTCTTCcacattttttctctctctttcaaatAATACTTTGCATGGCAGTATCCCCAGTTCCCTCTGCAATGCTTCATCACTTCGACTGCTTGATATTTCCATGAATAACATTTCTGGAACAATTCCCTCTTGTTTAATGACGATGAGTGGCACTCTTGAGATATTAAATTTGAAGACCAACAATTTGTCAGGCCCTATTCCTGATACAATTCCAGGTTCCTGTGGTTTGTCGACTTTAAATCTTCATGGAAATCAATTCAATGGGTCAATTCCAAAGTCTCTTGCTTATTGCTCAATGTTAGAGGCATTGGACCTtggatcaaatcaaataattggTGGCTTTCCATGCTTTTTGAAGGAAATATCCATGCTTCGTGTCTTGGTTTTACGGAACAACAAATTCCAGGGTTTCCTAAGATGTTCTAATGCCAATATGACTTGGGAAATGCTTCAAATTATGGACATCGCTTTCAACAATTTCAGTGGCAAACTTCCAAGAAAACATTTCACAGCCTGGAAAGgaaatataatgcatgatgaaGATGAAGCCGGAACAAAGTTTATAGAGAAGGTTTTTTATGAATCCGATGATGGTGCTCTATATTATCAAGATAGTGTGACAGTTGTCAGCAAAGGTCTAAAGCAGGAGTTGGTTAAAATTTTGACAATATTCACGTGCATTGATTTCTCATCCAACCATTTTGAAGGATCTATACCAGAGGAGTTAATGGATTTCAAAGCACTCTATATCCTGAACTTGTCAAACAATGCTTTGTCTGGTAAAATCCCATCATCCATAGGTAATATGATACAACTAGAGTCTTTGGACCTTTCACAAAACTCCTTGAGTGGAGAAATTCCTGTGGAACTTGCAAGATTGTCATTCATTTCGTACTTAAACCTCTCATTCAATAATTTGGTGGGACAGATCCCAACAGGTACCCAAATTCAGTCATTTTCAGCTTCTTCCTTTGAAGGCAATGATGGGCTATTTGGTCCTCCATTGACTGAAAAACCAGATGGAAAAAAGCAAGGGGTGCTGCCACAACCAGAATGTGGAAGGCTAGCTTGCACAATTGATTGGAATTTTGTTAGTGTTGAACTGGGATTGGTTTTTGGTCATGGAATTGTTTTTGGTCCACTCTTGATTTGGAAGCGGTGGAGGGTATGGTATTGGCAACTTATTCACAAAATTctttgttggatcttccctcAAATGTATCTTGAATATGTAACCCATAGATCAGGACAAACGTACACAACTTTAAGGTGGAGGAATTAG